In the Hordeum vulgare subsp. vulgare chromosome 7H, MorexV3_pseudomolecules_assembly, whole genome shotgun sequence genome, one interval contains:
- the LOC123412012 gene encoding alpha-L-fucosidase 2-like isoform X2 codes for MDGGRARARRWADEAEEERPLKVVFASPAEHFTDAAPIGNGSLGAMVWGGVASDKLQLNLDTLWTGVPGDYTDPKAPAALAAVRKLVDDGRFVDATSAASGLFGGQTEVYQPLGDMNLEFDISNQEYSSYKRELDLHTATTVITYNIGEVQHTREHFCSNPHQVIVTKISANKSEHVSLTLSLNSKLNHRVRVMNANEMIMEGSCPVHRLHENEASDASGIGFAAVLSLQMSGAAAKVVVLNDQKLIIDNADWVLLRVTAASSFNGPSVNPSDSKLDPESAALRAMNMSRNLTFDQLKASHLKDYQGLFHRVSLRLSQSPAIEKINMKEVGEAIKTTAERVNGFRSDEDSSLVELLFQYGRYLLISCSRPGTQISNLQGIWNQDLLPQWECAPHLNINLQMNYWPTLPCNLIECQEPLLDFIASLAVNGTKTAKINYQASGWVTHHVTDIWAKSSAFNEDAKYSVWPMGGAWLCTHLWEHYQYLLDKDFLKNTAYPLLEGCALFLTDWLIEGPRGLLETNPSTSPEHAFIAPGSGDHQASVSYSTTMDIAIIREIFSAVISSAEILGKSDTPLVQKIKEALPRLPQNTIAKDQTLVEWGKMALDGQARGRWLYGHAFLTAKMRTE; via the exons ATGGACGGCGGCCGGGCCCGGGCGCGCCGGTGGGCggacgaggcggaggaggagcggccactgaaggtggtgttcgctTCGCCGGCGGAGCACTTCACGGACGCGGCGCCCATCGGGAACGGCAGCCTCGGCGCCATGGTTTGGGGCGGCGTCGCCTCCGACAAGCTCCAGCTCAACC TTGATACACTCTGGACTGGTGTGCCGGGAGATTATACCGACCCGAAAGCACCTGCTGCCCTCGCTGCCGTCAGGAAGCTCGTTGACGACGGACGGTTTGTGGATGCCACCAGTGCGGCTTCGGGCCTTTTCGGTGGCCAAACAGAG GTCTACCAACCTCTTGGAGATATGAATCTAGAGTTTGACATATCCAATCAGGAGTATAGTTCCTACAAAAGGGAGCTTGATCTACATACTGCAACCACAGTTATCACGTACAACATTGGAGAAGTTCAGCACACAAGGGAGCACTTCTGCTCAAATCCACACCAGGTCATTGTTACCAAGATTTCAGCAAACAAATCAGAACATGTGTCATTGACTTTATCGTTAAATAGTAAATTGAACCACCGAGTTCGTGTAATGAATGCAAATGAGATGATCATGGAAGGCAGCTGTCCAGTACACAGGCTACATGAAAATGAAGCCAGCGATGCTTCTGGTATCGGGTTTGCAGCTGTTCTTAGCCTGCAGATGAGTGGTGCTGCTGCAAAAGTAGTAGTTCTAAATGATCAAAAATTGATAATTGACAATGCAGATTGGGTGCTTTTGCGGGTTACAGCTGCTTCCTCATTCAATGGGCCTTCCGTGAATCCGTCAGACTCAAAACTGGATCCTGAATCAGCAGCTCTGAGGGCCATGAATATGAGTAGGAATCTCACATTTGATCAGCTCAAAGCTTCTCATTTGAAAGATTACCAGGGTCTTTTTCACCGTGTTAGTCTGCGGCTATCACAGTCACCAgctatagaaaaaataaacatgaaAGAAGTTGGTGAAGCCATCAAGACTACAGCAGAAAGAGTGAATGGTTTTCGAAGCGACGAGGATTCTTCTTTGGTTGAACTTCTCTTCCAATATGGTCGATATTTGCTCATTTCGTGCTCTCGACCTGGAACACAGATATCTAATCTGCAAGGAATTTGGAATCAAGATCTTCTGCCTCAATGGGA GTGTGCTCCGCACCTCAACATAAATCTTCAGATGAATTACTGGCCAACACTTCCTTGCAACCTTATTGAATGCCAAGAACCACTACTTGACTTCATAGCATCTCTTGCAGTTAACGGAACTAAGACTGCAAAA ATCAATTACCAAGCTAGTGGCTGGGTAACTCACCACGTCACAGACATATGGGCAAAATCATCAGCTTTTAATGAAGATGCTAAGTACTCAGTGTGGCCAATGGGGGGTGCCTGGCTTTGTACGCATCTTTGGGAGCACTACCAGTATTTATTGGACAAA GACTTTTTGAAGAACACTGCATATCCATTGTTGGAAGGATGTGCGCTGTTTCTGACTGATTGGTTGATTGAGGGACCTCGAGGTCTTTTGGAAACAAACCCCTCTACTTCTCCAGAGCATGCTTTCATTGCTCCCGGTTCTGGTGATCACCAAGCTAGTGTTAGCTATTCAACTACAATGGACATCGCAATCATCCGAGAGATATTCTCGGCAGTCATTTCTTCTGCAGAG ATTTTAGGAAAATCTGATACTCCTCTGGTCCAGAAGATCAAGGAAGCACTTCCAAGGCTCCCTCAGAATACGATTGCTAAAGATCAAACACTCGTGGAGTGG